In Saprospiraceae bacterium, a genomic segment contains:
- the purQ gene encoding phosphoribosylformylglycinamidine synthase subunit PurQ, which translates to MKFGVIVFPGSNCDDDMVYVLANVFNKPVQKIWHKQTQLEGFQAGDCLFLPGGFSYGDYLRCGAIARFSPIMKEVIRFANEGGLVIGICNGFQILCEAQLLPGQLLSNMSEKFICKNVYLKASSSNTPLTCTLDTHKAYKIPIAHADGRYFADTKTLEQLKSNDQIMFQYCNAFAEVNAEDNVNGSLLNIAGICNAERNVCGLMPHPERASEPALGNEDGKYIFESLFSWIRQYSMSIA; encoded by the coding sequence ATGAAATTTGGCGTGATCGTTTTCCCGGGATCCAATTGCGATGATGACATGGTGTATGTCCTTGCAAATGTTTTCAATAAACCGGTTCAAAAAATCTGGCATAAACAAACTCAGCTGGAAGGGTTCCAAGCAGGCGATTGTTTGTTTCTTCCAGGAGGATTTTCATATGGAGATTACTTAAGGTGCGGGGCGATAGCCCGATTCTCCCCAATTATGAAAGAGGTCATCCGTTTTGCCAATGAAGGTGGCCTGGTAATTGGAATTTGCAACGGATTTCAGATTTTGTGTGAGGCACAATTACTTCCTGGCCAATTGCTGTCGAATATGAGTGAAAAATTCATTTGCAAAAATGTTTACTTGAAAGCTAGTTCCTCAAATACACCGCTCACTTGCACTTTAGATACACATAAGGCCTACAAAATACCCATTGCGCATGCTGACGGGAGGTATTTTGCGGATACCAAAACGCTTGAACAGTTAAAAAGCAATGATCAGATTATGTTTCAATATTGCAATGCATTTGCTGAGGTCAATGCTGAAGATAATGTCAATGGTTCACTTCTAAACATAGCCGGAATTTGCAATGCAGAACGCAATGTTTGTGGGCTGATGCCTCATCCGGAGCGTGCTTCTGAACCTGCACTTGGAAACGAAGACGGCAAATATATTTTTGAATCCCTTTTCAGTTGGATACGTCAATATTCGATGAGCATTGCTTAA
- a CDS encoding thioredoxin family protein — MFKKIFISISVLIIYNIATAQLLQPVHWSHSIKNIGGNEYELTLTAKMDKGWALYSQSSDPDAAQPTEFSFEKSATYELIGDMMEKGHKKQGPEPLFDNLIVAKYYDEVQFVQKLRIKDPSTAIKLSAYFMSCDSEKCIPPANEDFQIYPDGTIDQGKTGIGGVQFGGLNTGTDAGMQDGETGLLDPVSIRSELKQNASGTYTLIVHATIQKGWFIYSHYIPEDGPIPSNLEITNAPSIELMGKLTETSDHGVKLFDAIFEMELTKFKESVSFSQEIKVIDPAIPIKGFFTYQTCDDTKCLTPVTVAFTFDPAKNNFKLETEETQPTAPGSDGNKIDHLIPSLVESQKNPIGNCGEEILGGKNHWWTFVFGFLGGLLALLTPCVFPMIPLTVSFFTKDTKRKGFQNALIYGLSIIVIYVAIGIFITAVFGATALNELSTNWIANSLFFIIFIIFAFSFFGYYEITLPSSWANKSDALSESGGLLGIFFMAFTLAIVSFSCTGPIIGSAIVQSASSKMGPFIVMLGFSTALAIPFGLFAAFPAFLNSLPKSGSWMNSVKVVLGFLELALAFKFLSVADMTQHWGILGYEIFMGAWVIIFGLMALYLFGLIKFPHDSPVKKLSATRWIFALGSLAATFYLMTGFFYNNDLKSYNSLKLMSGLAPPAHYNYFLAEPEINADLKSKYPSFSKCANNLDCFKDYYEGLAYAKEVKKPLLLDFTGYGCVNCRKTEEHIWVNDNVRNKISKDYVLVSLYVDDRAPLDQELFSISRNTKLRNVGNKWADFQIVNFNQNSQPLYILLSPDEQVLAKPRGYREGVESYATFLDCGLDAFRKAAQLKSEEVGNVTE; from the coding sequence ATGTTCAAAAAAATATTCATAAGTATCAGTGTCTTAATCATTTACAACATTGCAACGGCACAATTATTACAACCTGTTCATTGGAGTCATTCTATCAAAAACATCGGCGGCAATGAATATGAACTCACCCTGACCGCAAAAATGGACAAAGGCTGGGCTCTTTACAGCCAAAGTTCAGATCCCGATGCGGCACAGCCCACTGAATTCAGCTTTGAAAAGAGTGCTACATACGAACTTATTGGAGACATGATGGAGAAAGGGCATAAAAAACAAGGCCCGGAACCTTTGTTCGATAATTTGATCGTCGCAAAATATTACGATGAAGTACAATTCGTACAAAAGCTCCGCATCAAAGATCCTTCCACAGCAATTAAGTTATCCGCTTATTTCATGAGTTGCGATAGTGAAAAATGTATACCTCCTGCCAACGAAGATTTTCAGATATATCCGGATGGAACCATTGATCAGGGCAAAACCGGTATTGGCGGTGTTCAATTTGGGGGACTTAATACTGGCACGGATGCTGGAATGCAAGATGGAGAAACGGGTTTACTCGATCCGGTTTCCATTCGTTCAGAACTAAAACAAAATGCTAGCGGAACATATACTTTGATTGTTCATGCAACAATTCAAAAGGGCTGGTTTATTTATAGTCATTACATTCCGGAAGATGGGCCGATACCGAGTAACTTGGAAATCACAAACGCGCCATCTATTGAATTAATGGGCAAGTTGACGGAAACTTCAGATCATGGTGTAAAACTTTTTGATGCAATTTTTGAAATGGAATTGACTAAATTCAAAGAGTCTGTAAGTTTTTCGCAGGAAATAAAAGTCATTGATCCGGCGATCCCGATCAAGGGTTTCTTTACCTACCAAACTTGCGATGATACAAAATGCCTTACACCTGTAACTGTCGCTTTTACATTTGATCCTGCAAAAAATAATTTCAAACTTGAAACTGAAGAAACCCAACCAACAGCCCCCGGCTCAGATGGTAATAAGATTGATCATCTCATACCCAGCCTGGTAGAAAGTCAGAAAAATCCAATTGGAAATTGCGGGGAAGAAATTCTTGGGGGCAAAAATCACTGGTGGACTTTTGTATTTGGTTTTCTTGGCGGGCTATTAGCTTTATTGACACCTTGTGTGTTTCCGATGATCCCACTTACGGTTTCTTTTTTTACAAAAGATACCAAACGCAAAGGATTCCAGAATGCATTAATCTACGGATTATCAATCATCGTCATTTATGTTGCAATAGGTATTTTTATAACAGCTGTATTTGGTGCAACAGCATTAAATGAGCTTTCTACAAATTGGATTGCAAACAGTTTATTTTTTATCATTTTTATCATTTTCGCTTTTTCGTTTTTCGGATATTATGAAATTACCTTGCCCAGCAGTTGGGCTAATAAAAGCGATGCATTATCTGAATCCGGAGGTTTACTTGGCATCTTTTTTATGGCCTTTACTTTAGCAATTGTAAGTTTTTCATGTACGGGTCCGATCATAGGATCAGCTATCGTTCAATCGGCAAGTTCTAAAATGGGTCCCTTTATAGTAATGCTTGGCTTTTCAACTGCATTGGCTATTCCGTTTGGCTTGTTTGCTGCATTTCCAGCCTTTCTCAATTCATTGCCAAAATCAGGATCCTGGATGAACAGCGTTAAAGTCGTATTGGGTTTTCTGGAACTTGCACTGGCTTTTAAATTTTTATCAGTGGCAGACATGACACAACACTGGGGAATTCTTGGTTATGAAATTTTTATGGGCGCCTGGGTCATCATTTTTGGCTTAATGGCATTGTATCTTTTTGGCTTGATCAAATTTCCACATGACAGTCCGGTTAAAAAATTATCGGCTACACGTTGGATCTTTGCTTTAGGATCATTAGCAGCAACATTTTATTTGATGACCGGTTTTTTTTACAACAACGATCTAAAATCCTATAATTCCTTAAAGCTCATGAGTGGACTTGCACCTCCCGCTCATTACAATTATTTTTTAGCAGAACCGGAAATCAACGCGGATCTTAAATCAAAATATCCTTCGTTTTCAAAATGTGCAAACAATCTGGATTGTTTTAAAGATTACTATGAAGGCCTGGCTTACGCTAAAGAAGTCAAAAAACCGCTCCTATTGGATTTTACGGGATATGGCTGCGTCAATTGCAGAAAAACGGAAGAGCATATCTGGGTGAATGATAATGTTCGAAACAAAATTTCAAAAGACTATGTTCTGGTATCTCTGTATGTGGATGATCGTGCGCCTCTCGATCAAGAATTATTTTCCATCAGCAGAAACACGAAACTGCGCAATGTAGGTAATAAATGGGCTGATTTTCAAATTGTCAACTTCAACCAAAATAGTCAACCATTGTACATCCTTCTGAGTCCAGACGAACAAGTGTTAGCTAAACCAAGAGGTTATCGTGAGGGTGTTGAAAGTTATGCTACTTTCCTGGATTGCGGCCTGGATGCATTTCGCAAAGCTGCTCAATTAAAATCTGAAGAAGTCGGTAATGTGACGGAGTAG
- a CDS encoding polyprenyl synthetase family protein, whose amino-acid sequence MKSRVSLLDKITYYIVKTRGKQLRPLISLLCAKLFGEINEKSYSAATLVELLHTATLVHDDVVDDSFQRRGFFSIKALWKNKIAVLVGDYLLSRGLLTALKRKHFDLLEILSTAVSEMSEGELLQLEKARRLDITEEIYFDIIKMKTASLITSACVCGAKSTTESDENLKQIEQFGAHLGIAFQIKDDLMDLSEENTGKPKISDIKEKKMTLPLILALASAPEPEKNQIIRFIRKYNEDPKAIKQVVDFIHKYNGVQEAQKKMNAYREVALTALQNLPDNDARTALEKLCYFVTERSK is encoded by the coding sequence ATGAAAAGCCGTGTTTCCTTATTGGATAAAATTACTTATTATATCGTTAAAACAAGGGGGAAACAACTTCGGCCATTGATTTCTTTATTGTGTGCCAAGCTTTTTGGTGAAATCAATGAAAAATCCTATAGTGCAGCAACATTAGTCGAATTATTGCATACCGCTACATTGGTTCATGATGATGTTGTCGATGATTCTTTTCAGCGCAGGGGATTTTTTTCAATTAAAGCATTGTGGAAAAACAAGATTGCAGTATTGGTTGGAGATTATCTTTTATCGAGAGGATTGCTTACTGCACTCAAACGAAAGCATTTTGATTTATTGGAAATATTATCTACAGCTGTTAGTGAAATGAGCGAAGGTGAATTGCTGCAATTGGAAAAAGCAAGAAGGTTGGATATTACTGAAGAAATTTATTTTGACATCATCAAAATGAAAACTGCCTCACTCATTACCTCCGCTTGTGTATGCGGAGCCAAAAGTACCACAGAGAGCGATGAAAATCTCAAGCAAATAGAGCAATTTGGAGCGCATCTGGGTATTGCTTTTCAAATCAAAGATGATTTAATGGATTTGTCTGAAGAAAATACAGGTAAGCCTAAAATTTCAGATATCAAAGAAAAGAAAATGACCCTCCCTTTGATACTGGCCCTGGCATCAGCCCCTGAGCCTGAAAAAAATCAAATCATCAGGTTTATTCGCAAATACAATGAAGATCCAAAAGCAATCAAGCAAGTTGTAGACTTTATACATAAATACAATGGCGTGCAGGAAGCCCAAAAGAAAATGAATGCATATCGGGAAGTTGCCTTAACGGCCTTACAGAATCTACCAGATAATGATGCTCGCACAGCTTTAGAAAAGCTTTGTTATTTTGTGACTGAGAGGAGTAAGTAG
- a CDS encoding alanine dehydrogenase: MQESPYYASPQREFLTQPEMLALYKAKSSLKIGIPKETMLMENRVALVPASVTNLVARGHQVILESDAGKKAHYSDRDYSEAGARISHDKKEVFECDILLKVAPPSLEELQLFHPSQVLISPLHLPVITNEYIQILRQKRVTAIAMEYLQADDGTFPLVRIMSEIAGISVVQTAAELLSNPIHGKGLLLGGISGVPPAKVVILGAGVVAEFATRAALALGASVRIFDDNIHKLIRIQNRIGRQMYTSSLNPVTLTQQLMTADVVIGAIHSKTGRAPLLVSEEMVMQMKPGSVIIDVSIDQGGCFETSQITTHDNPTRIIHGVIHYCVPNIPSKVARTASIGVSNIITTVLQEAGDTGSFDHLIYQHKGLRNGIYTYKGCLTNEYLSQRFGIKYTHLDLLLTSTI, encoded by the coding sequence ATGCAGGAGTCACCATATTACGCATCGCCCCAACGGGAATTTCTGACACAACCGGAAATGCTAGCTTTATACAAAGCTAAATCTTCTTTAAAAATCGGAATTCCGAAAGAGACCATGCTCATGGAAAACCGGGTTGCGTTGGTTCCTGCATCTGTAACCAACCTTGTAGCCAGAGGGCATCAGGTGATCCTGGAATCAGACGCAGGTAAGAAAGCACACTATAGTGATCGGGATTATTCGGAGGCCGGGGCCAGAATAAGCCACGATAAGAAAGAAGTTTTTGAATGTGATATTTTATTAAAAGTAGCACCACCTTCATTAGAAGAATTGCAATTGTTCCATCCGAGTCAGGTTTTGATATCTCCTTTGCATCTGCCCGTCATCACAAATGAATATATTCAGATCCTCAGACAAAAAAGGGTGACTGCAATTGCTATGGAATATCTTCAGGCTGATGATGGTACCTTCCCTTTAGTACGAATTATGTCTGAAATAGCAGGCATTTCAGTAGTTCAAACAGCTGCAGAATTGTTATCCAATCCAATTCATGGTAAAGGACTTTTATTGGGTGGTATTTCGGGTGTTCCTCCGGCTAAAGTTGTCATACTGGGTGCCGGCGTGGTCGCGGAATTTGCAACTCGGGCAGCATTGGCCTTGGGAGCGTCCGTTAGAATTTTCGATGACAACATTCACAAGTTGATTCGAATTCAAAATAGAATAGGAAGGCAGATGTACACTTCGTCGCTCAATCCGGTTACACTCACACAACAGCTCATGACTGCCGATGTGGTCATTGGGGCTATTCATAGTAAAACAGGAAGAGCTCCATTATTGGTTTCAGAAGAAATGGTGATGCAAATGAAACCTGGTTCTGTCATCATTGATGTGAGCATCGATCAGGGCGGTTGTTTTGAGACTAGCCAGATCACTACTCATGATAACCCAACCCGAATCATTCATGGAGTTATCCATTATTGTGTACCTAACATTCCGTCCAAAGTTGCCCGTACTGCTTCTATCGGAGTTAGTAATATCATCACCACCGTATTACAGGAAGCAGGTGATACCGGCAGTTTCGATCATTTGATTTACCAACATAAAGGTTTGCGCAATGGCATCTATACTTATAAAGGTTGTTTGACCAATGAGTACTTAAGTCAACGATTTGGAATCAAATACACGCATCTCGATTTGTTATTGACTTCGACAATTTAG